One stretch of Pseudanabaena sp. ABRG5-3 DNA includes these proteins:
- a CDS encoding response regulator, protein MTRVLVIEDEGQTRSIFMRCLAFEGFCAIEAENGTVGVKLAKMHLPDLIICDIMMPDMDGYGVLSAMRSHQATAAIPFIFLTAKVTMPDLRQGMEMGADDYLTKPCSVEQFLSAITTRLERQAQIQTRSNPPSSSPKIETGIFPSCPRLSQVFAFIEENYQNSISLSDVANAVGYSPAYLTNLVQELTGYSIKRWITERRMSEARQLLRETNQPVRQIAEGLGYPDAAYFTRYFRELHGDPPQSWRNCARLRSA, encoded by the coding sequence ATGACAAGAGTTTTGGTGATTGAGGATGAAGGTCAAACCCGTAGCATTTTCATGAGATGTCTAGCCTTTGAAGGATTTTGTGCGATCGAAGCAGAGAATGGCACGGTAGGAGTCAAGCTGGCAAAAATGCACTTACCTGACTTAATTATTTGTGACATCATGATGCCCGATATGGATGGTTATGGCGTGCTGTCAGCGATGCGTAGTCATCAAGCCACCGCAGCAATTCCGTTCATTTTCCTGACCGCCAAAGTAACGATGCCAGACCTGCGTCAGGGGATGGAAATGGGGGCAGATGACTACCTGACTAAGCCCTGTAGTGTGGAGCAGTTTCTTTCAGCCATTACCACCCGCTTAGAGCGACAAGCCCAGATTCAAACTCGCAGCAATCCGCCCTCATCCAGTCCAAAAATAGAAACTGGAATTTTTCCGTCATGTCCTCGATTATCTCAGGTGTTTGCCTTCATCGAAGAAAATTACCAAAACTCCATTAGCCTTAGCGATGTTGCCAATGCAGTCGGCTACTCTCCTGCATATTTGACGAATTTAGTGCAGGAGCTAACGGGATACAGTATCAAGCGCTGGATTACCGAACGTCGCATGTCTGAAGCGAGACAGTTGCTACGCGAAACCAATCAACCTGTACGACAAATTGCAGAAGGGCTTGGTTATCCAGATGCGGCTTACTTTACTCGTTATTTTCGAGAACTACATGGCGATCCACCCCAGTCTTGGCGTAATTGTGCGCGATTGCGATCTGCCTAG
- a CDS encoding PAS domain-containing sensor histidine kinase has product MRQFYCSNSLAHPTDSPLEISPPPTEIDLESLRRQHELILNSVGEGVYGLDLEGKVTFVNPAAVKMIGWEINDVIGQSMHALVHHSKPDGSHYHVHDCPIYQAFRDGQIHRVNTEVFWRKDGSSFPVEYISTPMKNQQGEAIGTVVAFQDITQRKWAEALLQRTNDDLELKVRDRTAALQQANEELQELSELKSRFVSMLCHEFRNPLNNILLSASSLERYNAQLSPDHRREYLNGIKTDVERMTQMIDDILVIGKMEAYKLMIQPKEIELIQFCHTLVAEMHLTSSGQKISVTSRHRQLIAELDEKLLRSILTNILSNSIRYSHSQSPIKLKLSKRKDQVVFQISDQGIGIPQEDLPYLFEPFHRGKNVSNIPGTGLGLNIVKRFVDLHNGYAEVDSKLNVGTTFTLTLPLQHGTGQ; this is encoded by the coding sequence ATGCGGCAATTCTATTGTTCAAATTCTTTAGCGCATCCAACTGATTCGCCACTAGAGATATCGCCTCCGCCAACCGAAATCGATCTAGAAAGCCTCCGCCGTCAGCACGAATTGATCCTGAACTCGGTGGGAGAAGGGGTTTATGGGTTGGATCTAGAAGGTAAGGTAACGTTTGTAAATCCCGCAGCCGTTAAAATGATTGGCTGGGAAATTAACGATGTGATTGGGCAATCCATGCATGCATTGGTGCATCACTCCAAACCTGATGGTAGTCACTATCACGTTCACGATTGTCCGATTTATCAGGCTTTTCGAGATGGACAGATTCATCGCGTCAATACCGAAGTTTTCTGGCGCAAGGATGGTTCTAGCTTCCCTGTAGAATATATCAGTACACCGATGAAGAATCAGCAAGGTGAGGCGATCGGTACGGTGGTAGCGTTTCAAGACATCACACAGCGTAAATGGGCTGAAGCCTTGTTGCAGCGCACCAATGATGATCTGGAGCTAAAAGTTCGCGATCGCACAGCCGCCCTACAACAGGCTAATGAAGAACTACAGGAACTTAGCGAACTCAAGTCTCGTTTCGTCTCGATGTTGTGTCATGAGTTCCGCAATCCACTTAATAATATTTTGCTGTCAGCATCTTCCCTCGAACGCTATAACGCTCAATTATCTCCTGACCATCGCCGCGAGTATCTAAATGGGATTAAGACAGATGTTGAGCGCATGACCCAGATGATTGATGACATTTTAGTAATTGGGAAAATGGAAGCATACAAGCTGATGATTCAGCCAAAAGAGATCGAGTTAATCCAGTTTTGTCATACATTAGTTGCAGAAATGCATTTAACCTCAAGCGGTCAAAAAATATCCGTCACTAGCCGTCACCGACAACTGATTGCCGAACTTGACGAAAAACTGTTGCGTTCTATTTTGACTAATATTCTTTCTAACTCAATTCGCTATTCGCATTCTCAAAGTCCTATCAAGCTAAAATTGTCTAAACGCAAAGATCAAGTTGTTTTCCAAATTAGCGATCAGGGAATCGGTATCCCTCAAGAGGATCTGCCGTACTTGTTTGAACCTTTCCATCGCGGAAAAAATGTCAGCAATATTCCTGGGACAGGCTTGGGATTGAATATTGTCAAGCGCTTTGTAGACTTACATAATGGATATGCTGAGGTAGATAGCAAGCTGAATGTAGGAACAACATTTACACTTACTTTGCCACTCCAGCATGGCACTGGTCAGTGA
- a CDS encoding IS1 family transposase (programmed frameshift): MECPHCQSQKTIKNGKHHHQDGKSIQNYLCKGCGKRFSERTGTAMSRLRTPANVVSFALKMRSEGMGIRASGRVLEKSHVSIMRWEQKLATQSQQWSPDAPLGRDVTIEGDEVYTRVGENLPPQESKGWTVTFIERKSRSWIEARAGLKNTELFAKATKTAVPWAKASQYIRWFTDGERRYAQQLWQMATVYLKSTEVSCEYGHRKVWRHGLEVAIKIKGSQGHPRVEWLKPEHPYTAISDKSDVHANHNEANNSALRRRCSAYRRRQNLYAKNTEGLQRTVTVQRLVHNWVRPHVGLGKNKTPVMAIGLYHRPISMLELLSLRGFSSLTP, encoded by the exons ATGGAATGCCCCCACTGCCAGAGCCAAAAGACAATCAAAAACGGCAAACATCACCACCAAGATGGCAAATCGATCCAGAACTATTTATGTAAAGGATGCGGCAAGAGATTTAGCGAAAGGACAGGAACGGCAATGTCAAGGTTGAGAACGCCAGCAAATGTGGTTTCGTTTGCGCTGAAGATGAGAAGTGAGGGGATGGGAATCAGAGCCAGTGGGAGAGTACTAGAAAAATCCCATGTCAGCATCATGAGATGGGAGCAAAAATTGGCAACTCAGTCACAGCAATGGAGTCCAGATGCCCCATTAGGAAGAGATGTCACCATTGAAGGAGATGAAGTTTATACTCGCGTAGGCGAGAACCTTCCCCCCCAG GAGTCAAAAGGATGGACAGTGACATTCATCGAACGTAAAAGTCGCTCTTGGATTGAAGCAAGGGCAGGACTCAAAAATACGGAACTATTTGCTAAAGCCACAAAAACAGCAGTGCCATGGGCAAAGGCAAGTCAGTATATCCGATGGTTTACCGATGGCGAAAGGAGATATGCCCAACAACTATGGCAAATGGCAACTGTGTACCTCAAATCCACCGAAGTAAGCTGTGAGTATGGACATCGCAAGGTATGGCGACATGGCTTGGAAGTTGCCATCAAAATCAAAGGGTCACAGGGACATCCTCGTGTTGAATGGCTCAAACCTGAGCATCCCTATACGGCTATTAGCGACAAGAGTGACGTTCATGCCAATCACAATGAAGCAAACAACAGTGCTTTGAGAAGGAGATGTAGCGCTTATCGTCGTAGACAAAACTTGTATGCTAAGAATACGGAGGGATTACAACGTACAGTTACGGTACAACGATTAGTTCACAATTGGGTACGTCCTCATGTGGGCTTGGGTAAGAACAAGACTCCAGTTATGGCGATCGGGCTATATCACCGACCGATTTCTATGCTGGAGTTGCTTTCATTACGGGGCTTTTCTTCCCTCACGCCTTAA
- a CDS encoding ABC transporter substrate-binding protein — MNVKLPSRRRFLFSISLFSLSLITACSSTVVGNPSSQSNPSADKKVIRIAIATQDQTINTATGGPIIREEKLLEKYLPKTGKYQNVEYKIEWSSHTSGPPINNKMLANQVDIGMMGDFPLTINMNTFRDKGAGVNSIYIATLSYGATGAGNAVMVPKDSPIKSIADLRGKQVSVPFGSAAHGMLLRALKKEGINPDTEVKLISQAPEVGGTSLKTNQIDAHANFVPFGELFPLRGFARKIFDGAELGVPTFHGVVVRSDFAKEHPELVVAYLKALLTANQMVREQPEAIAAKMEKWTSVEKEAVYMFLGPNGLQQISPAILPIHLEALTNSVNTLKQLGRLDAKVDAAEITKLTDDSYLKLAAKEMGLNYDEMIAKAEKFPISGEDAETKQTITEPKLAAQVWVDGEEKIRNFASIKNMVTTVSKLKAEGKQAKSTVFVHDFNKGWKLLAANSFFVRKGDDIAAFLTEKDAQAYAASQGVSQILTFDAL; from the coding sequence ATGAATGTAAAGCTGCCCTCTCGTAGAAGATTTTTATTTTCTATCTCATTATTTTCTTTGAGTTTGATAACTGCTTGTAGCAGTACTGTTGTTGGTAATCCTTCCAGTCAATCTAATCCTTCGGCAGATAAAAAAGTAATTCGGATTGCCATTGCGACTCAAGATCAAACGATTAATACGGCGACAGGTGGTCCAATTATTCGTGAAGAAAAACTTCTGGAAAAATATTTGCCAAAGACAGGTAAATATCAGAATGTCGAATATAAGATTGAATGGTCGAGTCATACATCGGGACCACCAATTAATAACAAAATGTTGGCCAATCAAGTTGACATTGGCATGATGGGAGACTTTCCCTTAACCATCAATATGAATACATTTAGAGACAAAGGTGCTGGAGTCAACAGTATTTATATTGCCACCTTATCCTATGGCGCGACTGGGGCAGGTAATGCGGTTATGGTTCCCAAGGACAGCCCGATCAAGAGCATTGCAGATTTACGAGGAAAACAAGTTTCAGTTCCCTTTGGTTCGGCTGCTCACGGTATGTTATTGAGGGCTTTAAAGAAGGAAGGGATTAATCCTGATACTGAAGTCAAACTCATCAGCCAAGCTCCTGAAGTTGGCGGTACAAGCTTGAAGACTAATCAGATTGATGCTCATGCTAACTTTGTTCCCTTTGGTGAGCTTTTTCCTTTACGCGGGTTTGCCAGAAAGATTTTTGATGGTGCTGAGTTAGGAGTACCCACATTTCACGGTGTCGTAGTACGTTCCGACTTTGCCAAAGAGCATCCTGAGCTAGTTGTCGCTTACCTAAAAGCCCTCTTGACCGCTAATCAGATGGTGCGGGAACAGCCCGAAGCGATCGCTGCAAAAATGGAAAAGTGGACAAGTGTGGAAAAAGAAGCTGTCTATATGTTCCTTGGTCCCAACGGCTTACAGCAAATCAGTCCTGCGATTCTTCCTATCCATTTAGAAGCTTTAACTAACAGCGTCAATACCCTCAAGCAATTAGGTAGATTAGATGCCAAGGTTGACGCGGCGGAAATTACCAAACTCACCGATGACAGCTACTTAAAACTTGCTGCCAAAGAGATGGGGCTGAACTATGATGAAATGATTGCCAAGGCAGAAAAGTTCCCAATTTCTGGTGAAGATGCGGAAACTAAGCAAACAATTACCGAGCCGAAACTAGCTGCGCAGGTTTGGGTTGATGGTGAAGAGAAGATCAGAAACTTCGCTTCTATCAAAAATATGGTAACGACGGTGTCAAAACTGAAGGCTGAAGGCAAACAAGCCAAAAGCACTGTGTTTGTGCATGATTTCAACAAAGGCTGGAAATTACTAGCTGCAAATTCCTTCTTTGTGCGTAAAGGCGATGATATTGCCGCATTCCTGACCGAAAAAGATGCTCAAGCCTACGCAGCAAGCCAAGGAGTCTCACAGATTCTCACCTTTGATGCGCTCTAA
- a CDS encoding ABC transporter permease, whose translation MSNIPSERSLPIEFWNSFSLSIKSLFGRSSDVVKEPFSARKRNQLLRRILSIVLFFGIWQILCMVKFNFWINFSFLPSPIEVSEATVKFFSTNAMIHIQSSVIRVLAGYFFATILGVGLGILIGWFQKLEDLVFLPLELLRPIPAVAWIPLAILMFPDAESGMIYITFIGAFFPILISTIKGVEGVDMLLLRVGQCLGAGQWYVFKDIVVPGAMPSIASGLVIGMGNCWFCLVTAEILAGRYGIGYITWESYVTSNYPPIVMGMLMIGLMGSLSSYLVERLIHLLMPWRVTKKKTA comes from the coding sequence ATGTCTAACATACCTTCTGAGCGATCGCTACCTATCGAATTTTGGAATAGTTTTAGTTTGTCCATCAAAAGTTTATTCGGACGCTCTTCGGATGTGGTGAAAGAGCCATTTTCGGCACGCAAGCGTAATCAACTATTGAGAAGAATACTATCTATAGTCTTGTTTTTCGGCATTTGGCAAATTCTCTGTATGGTAAAGTTTAATTTCTGGATTAACTTTTCCTTCTTACCATCACCGATAGAAGTATCAGAAGCAACGGTCAAATTTTTCTCCACCAACGCGATGATTCATATCCAATCTAGTGTGATTAGGGTCTTAGCTGGTTATTTCTTTGCCACTATTTTAGGAGTGGGTTTAGGAATTTTGATTGGTTGGTTTCAGAAATTAGAGGATCTCGTATTTCTGCCATTAGAATTACTACGTCCGATTCCTGCGGTAGCTTGGATTCCCTTAGCAATTCTCATGTTTCCTGATGCTGAGTCGGGCATGATTTACATTACCTTTATCGGGGCATTTTTCCCAATTTTGATTAGTACGATCAAGGGAGTAGAAGGGGTGGATATGCTGCTGTTACGGGTTGGTCAGTGTTTGGGTGCAGGACAATGGTATGTGTTCAAAGATATTGTTGTACCGGGAGCAATGCCTAGTATTGCCAGTGGTTTGGTAATTGGGATGGGGAATTGCTGGTTTTGTTTGGTAACGGCAGAGATTTTGGCGGGTCGTTATGGTATCGGTTATATCACTTGGGAATCCTATGTTACTTCCAACTATCCCCCAATTGTGATGGGGATGTTGATGATTGGATTGATGGGTTCTCTCAGTTCTTACTTAGTTGAGCGTTTAATTCATTTGCTAATGCCTTGGCGCGTTACTAAAAAGAAGACCGCTTAA
- a CDS encoding ABC transporter ATP-binding protein — MAKLLENNLRSQVKGLVEVENLSVGFRRKGIFTSVLDNVNFTIQPGEFICLLGPSGCGKSTILNTIAGFIKPSVGNVLVDYQRITKPGADRGFVFQQYSLLPWKTTFQNVEFGLKVQGVPKNERKELVDYYLNRVGLSKYRHAFPYQMSGGMQQRASIIRALVNSPSVLLMDEPFAALDAQTRHMMQELLLDIWQDLKSTVVFVTHDIEEAVFLSDRIFVMGVNPGHIKTMVNIDLERPRHVDLMLTPEFMQLNRHVFALIREETLKSMAFEE; from the coding sequence ATGGCAAAGCTGCTTGAAAATAACCTGCGATCGCAGGTTAAAGGATTAGTAGAAGTTGAGAATCTATCGGTAGGTTTTCGACGCAAGGGAATATTTACTTCGGTTTTAGATAACGTCAATTTTACGATTCAACCTGGAGAATTTATTTGTTTGCTAGGTCCCTCAGGCTGTGGTAAATCAACGATCTTGAATACGATCGCAGGATTTATTAAACCATCTGTGGGCAATGTGTTGGTAGATTACCAAAGGATTACCAAGCCGGGGGCTGATCGCGGATTTGTATTTCAGCAATATTCGCTCTTACCTTGGAAAACAACTTTCCAGAATGTGGAATTTGGTTTGAAGGTGCAGGGTGTACCCAAAAATGAACGCAAAGAACTTGTTGATTACTATTTAAATCGGGTGGGCTTGTCCAAATATCGCCATGCCTTTCCCTATCAGATGTCAGGAGGTATGCAGCAACGAGCAAGTATCATTCGAGCCTTAGTCAATTCACCTTCGGTATTGCTGATGGATGAGCCTTTTGCTGCCCTAGATGCCCAAACCCGCCACATGATGCAGGAGCTATTGCTAGATATTTGGCAAGATTTAAAATCAACGGTGGTGTTTGTGACCCATGATATTGAGGAAGCTGTATTTTTAAGCGATCGCATTTTTGTGATGGGTGTGAACCCCGGACATATTAAAACGATGGTAAATATTGATCTAGAACGTCCCCGCCATGTCGATCTGATGCTTACGCCAGAGTTTATGCAACTCAATCGTCATGTGTTTGCTCTGATTCGTGAGGAAACCTTGAAGAGTATGGCATTTGAAGAATAA
- a CDS encoding LysR family transcriptional regulator, which translates to MEVYQIRVFLEVARHLSFTEASDVLNLTQPAVSAKIKSLETELGTPLFHRLGRKIQLTDVGEFLLKNGSKLIDLENDLLQEIEHIKKGKSGIIKIGCTSEIGNGWLPTKLFAYRQKYPNLQTQCNVFDSTELLYRSIVNHEIDVGFSDINFADVAEISSIAIASIRYSLFVSANHPLAPKKWLSLSDLKHHPWVLMNSEAPSRKVLESRLAEIGLSLGDFPNVETVDTSSLMRTYITQGSYLGFASNFEFQLECQAGNLVAISLQEFALSGSIFLLTTKGINEIDDLNDHKSSKSSRGAVDLTPTQKLVKLLQENQHQQVDVNNNASNASNAMHMRSPSFALRNTHSNRPETLTLSIGIQNGTIPSVTAGLIIQRLQLLSHFLPKDGRYSGIQFQIEWQNFATGSPIVTGLDSGTLNIGILGDYPLLLSALPNPETEQYNTRLVSFVSSNPDGSGNAFIVPHQSKVESIADLRGQNIAVPLRSSAHGMVMRSLKAANLLDQVELISLEHIQAMRGFNFPLHLADSYAHFAPFHDVACRCGKFRYLADGNLDILPSFYGVVVNHDLADRYPEVVIAYLQSLKAAQYWYDNTPSAPAQVAQWTRLDLDLVTEILNGSYQPEQTARFFSETVIRPDWLKLHIDHLSKIPNNENLTQINLDRWIQPEFLKQTYNT; encoded by the coding sequence ATGGAAGTTTATCAAATCCGCGTATTTCTTGAGGTGGCTCGACATTTGAGTTTTACGGAAGCATCTGATGTTTTAAATCTTACCCAGCCAGCAGTTAGCGCTAAGATCAAGTCTCTAGAAACGGAGTTGGGGACTCCATTGTTTCACCGACTGGGGCGCAAAATTCAGCTTACAGATGTGGGCGAATTCCTTCTTAAAAATGGCTCCAAACTAATTGATTTAGAAAACGATTTATTGCAGGAAATTGAGCATATAAAAAAGGGTAAATCTGGCATAATCAAAATTGGTTGTACTTCAGAGATAGGTAATGGTTGGCTGCCAACAAAGCTATTTGCGTACCGACAAAAGTATCCAAATTTACAAACTCAATGTAATGTTTTTGATTCTACAGAATTGTTATATCGCAGCATTGTCAATCATGAGATTGATGTTGGCTTCTCGGATATTAATTTTGCTGATGTTGCCGAAATTTCTTCGATCGCAATTGCCTCAATTCGCTATTCGTTGTTTGTGTCTGCTAATCATCCCCTTGCCCCCAAAAAGTGGCTTAGCCTCAGCGATTTAAAGCATCATCCTTGGGTGTTAATGAATTCTGAAGCCCCTAGCCGCAAGGTTTTGGAGTCACGCTTAGCCGAAATTGGGCTGTCTCTTGGCGATTTTCCTAATGTGGAAACCGTAGACACATCCAGCCTCATGCGAACCTATATCACTCAAGGATCATATTTGGGCTTTGCTTCTAATTTTGAATTTCAGTTGGAATGCCAAGCGGGAAACTTAGTCGCGATTTCTTTGCAGGAATTTGCCCTGTCAGGCAGTATCTTTTTACTGACTACTAAGGGAATTAACGAGATTGATGACTTAAATGATCATAAATCATCTAAATCGTCACGGGGGGCTGTAGATCTCACGCCTACGCAGAAATTAGTGAAATTACTACAGGAAAATCAACATCAGCAAGTAGACGTAAATAATAATGCCAGTAATGCTAGTAATGCGATGCATATGCGATCGCCTAGTTTTGCGCTGCGTAATACCCATAGCAATCGCCCCGAAACGCTCACCCTCTCAATTGGCATTCAAAATGGCACAATTCCCTCGGTGACGGCAGGATTAATTATTCAGCGTTTGCAGTTGCTATCGCATTTTTTACCCAAGGATGGTCGCTACAGTGGCATCCAGTTTCAGATTGAATGGCAAAACTTTGCGACAGGCTCACCAATTGTAACGGGGCTAGATTCGGGAACATTGAATATTGGTATTTTGGGGGACTATCCATTACTACTAAGTGCTTTACCAAATCCTGAAACAGAGCAGTACAACACTCGTTTAGTTAGCTTTGTATCTAGTAATCCCGATGGTTCTGGCAATGCCTTCATCGTGCCGCATCAATCAAAGGTGGAATCGATCGCCGATCTGCGGGGGCAAAATATCGCAGTGCCATTACGGTCTTCAGCGCATGGAATGGTAATGCGATCGCTCAAAGCCGCTAACCTTCTCGATCAGGTGGAACTTATCTCCCTTGAGCATATCCAAGCAATGCGCGGCTTTAACTTTCCCTTACATCTAGCTGATAGCTACGCCCATTTCGCGCCTTTCCATGATGTCGCCTGCCGTTGTGGAAAGTTTCGCTATCTCGCCGATGGTAATCTTGATATTTTGCCATCTTTTTATGGTGTCGTGGTTAATCATGACCTTGCCGATCGCTATCCTGAAGTGGTAATCGCCTATTTGCAATCCCTCAAAGCTGCCCAATATTGGTATGACAATACGCCTTCGGCTCCTGCTCAGGTTGCCCAATGGACTCGTTTAGATCTAGATTTAGTAACCGAAATTCTCAATGGTTCTTACCAGCCCGAACAAACGGCTCGTTTCTTTTCAGAAACTGTAATCCGTCCCGACTGGCTGAAACTACATATTGACCACTTGAGCAAGATTCCTAATAACGAAAACCTCACCCAAATTAATCTCGATCGCTGGATTCAGCCAGAATTTCTTAAGCAAACCTACAACACCTGA